A genomic segment from Kyrpidia tusciae DSM 2912 encodes:
- the pcrA gene encoding DNA helicase PcrA, whose protein sequence is MAMAGEEALRAEALLAGLNDAQREAVRQTEGPLLILAGAGSGKTRVLTHRVAYLVATRKAPPWGILAITFTNKAAREMRERIGRLVGPEAEEIWVSTFHSYCVRVLRRHIEPLGFTRSFSILDASDQTTAVKQVLGEMNLDTKKFDPRRMAGAISALKNELITPSQAAERARDFFQEVVAQVYERYQQKLRVNNALDFDDLLVKTVELWDAFPETLEDQQRRFVYLHVDEYQDTNHAQYELVKRLAQRRRNLCVVGDSDQAIYGWRGADVRNILDFEADYPDAKVIKLEQNYRSTGRILAAANAVIAHNRQRKEKRLWSDRPQGEPVIVHEAMDEQGEAYFVVEEIRNHVEQGGRYGDVAVLYRMGAQSRVLEEMMMKASIPYVMVGGVKFYERKEIKDLLAYLRILVNPRDDFSTERVINVPKRGIGEGTLTKAAAFAAERNLSLYEALEKVDQLDVSARAAAGIRQFVDLTAALRAMMPYLSVTELVEEVLNRTGYREALIREDTLEAQSRLENLEEFLSVTQEFDRRQDTAAEGGLEAFLADVALVSDLDMAETEDGVVLMTLHSAKGLEFPVVFLVGMEEGIFPHSRVLDDPDQMEEERRLCYVGITRAMDRLLITRAQQRNLYGRWQANPPSRFLEEIPEALLQWSAPRRSLRDRAAAPEPAAGKGALAWPGRGAGKSEGGHLQVPSGFGADPAESWEVGDRVMHRKWGEGRVEKKDGAGEDTELVVAFAPPIGRRKLLVRFAPIQKINE, encoded by the coding sequence ATGGCAATGGCGGGAGAGGAGGCCCTCCGGGCCGAGGCGCTTCTGGCCGGGCTCAATGATGCCCAGCGGGAGGCGGTTCGCCAGACCGAAGGCCCCTTGCTCATTCTGGCGGGGGCGGGCAGCGGAAAGACCCGGGTGTTGACCCACCGGGTGGCGTATTTGGTGGCCACCAGGAAAGCGCCGCCTTGGGGAATTTTGGCCATTACCTTTACGAACAAAGCGGCCCGGGAGATGCGGGAGAGGATCGGCCGGTTGGTGGGGCCGGAGGCCGAAGAGATCTGGGTCTCCACCTTTCACAGCTATTGTGTCCGGGTGTTGCGGCGGCACATTGAACCCCTGGGCTTTACAAGATCCTTCAGTATTCTGGACGCGTCGGATCAGACCACAGCGGTGAAACAGGTTCTCGGGGAGATGAACCTGGACACGAAAAAATTCGATCCCCGGCGGATGGCCGGGGCGATCAGCGCCCTCAAGAACGAGTTGATCACTCCTTCCCAGGCGGCGGAGCGGGCCAGGGACTTTTTTCAAGAAGTCGTCGCCCAGGTGTACGAGCGGTACCAACAAAAACTTCGGGTGAACAACGCCCTGGATTTTGACGATCTGCTTGTGAAAACGGTGGAACTCTGGGATGCGTTCCCGGAGACCTTGGAGGATCAACAGAGAAGGTTTGTCTACCTCCATGTGGACGAGTACCAGGACACCAACCACGCCCAGTACGAACTGGTGAAACGCTTGGCCCAGCGCCGGCGGAATCTCTGCGTGGTGGGCGATTCGGATCAGGCGATCTACGGTTGGCGGGGCGCCGATGTGAGAAACATTTTGGATTTTGAAGCCGATTATCCCGATGCCAAGGTCATCAAATTAGAGCAGAACTACCGTTCCACCGGCCGGATTTTGGCGGCGGCCAACGCTGTGATCGCCCACAATCGCCAGCGGAAGGAAAAACGCCTCTGGTCGGACAGGCCCCAAGGGGAACCGGTGATCGTCCACGAGGCGATGGACGAGCAGGGGGAAGCGTATTTTGTCGTTGAAGAGATCCGCAATCATGTGGAGCAAGGCGGAAGATACGGGGATGTGGCGGTATTATACCGCATGGGCGCCCAGTCCCGGGTATTGGAAGAGATGATGATGAAAGCGTCCATCCCGTATGTCATGGTGGGCGGGGTAAAATTCTATGAGCGCAAGGAGATCAAGGATCTTTTGGCCTACCTGAGGATACTGGTCAACCCCCGGGACGATTTTAGCACCGAGCGGGTGATCAATGTTCCGAAGCGGGGAATCGGTGAAGGAACGCTGACGAAAGCGGCGGCATTCGCGGCTGAGAGGAATCTGTCGCTGTACGAGGCTTTGGAGAAGGTCGACCAGTTGGACGTTTCCGCCCGGGCGGCGGCGGGGATCCGGCAGTTCGTGGATCTGACGGCTGCTTTGCGGGCGATGATGCCATACCTGTCTGTGACGGAGTTGGTGGAGGAGGTCCTGAACCGGACGGGGTATCGGGAGGCGCTGATCCGGGAGGACACCCTGGAGGCCCAGAGTCGGCTGGAGAACCTGGAGGAGTTTCTCTCCGTCACCCAGGAGTTCGACCGCCGGCAGGATACGGCGGCCGAGGGCGGGCTGGAGGCATTTTTGGCCGATGTGGCTTTGGTGAGCGACCTGGACATGGCCGAGACGGAAGATGGCGTGGTGCTCATGACCCTTCACAGTGCCAAAGGATTGGAGTTTCCCGTGGTGTTTCTGGTGGGGATGGAGGAGGGGATTTTTCCCCATTCCCGGGTGTTGGACGATCCCGATCAAATGGAGGAGGAGCGGAGGCTCTGCTATGTGGGCATCACCCGGGCGATGGACCGCCTCCTCATCACCCGGGCCCAGCAGCGGAATTTGTACGGCCGGTGGCAGGCCAACCCGCCCTCCCGTTTTCTGGAGGAGATTCCCGAAGCGCTCCTTCAATGGAGCGCACCCCGGCGAAGTTTGCGCGATCGGGCCGCGGCTCCGGAGCCGGCTGCAGGCAAGGGTGCACTCGCTTGGCCGGGTCGAGGCGCCGGAAAGTCCGAAGGCGGCCATTTGCAAGTGCCGTCGGGGTTTGGCGCCGATCCGGCGGAGAGCTGGGAAGTGGGAGATCGGGTGATGCACCGCAAATGGGGCGAAGGCCGGGTGGAAAAAAAGGACGGAGCCGGTGAGGACACAGAATTGGTGGTTGCTTTCGCGCCCCCCATCGGCCGGCGAAAGCTTCTGGTGCGATTCGCCCCGATCCAAAAGATCAACGAATAG
- a CDS encoding YerC/YecD family TrpR-related protein, whose translation MQLDRFRDRTVDQLFEAILQLRSLDECYRFFDDLCTVGEVQAMAQRLEVARMLREGLTYSRIEALTGASTATISRVKRCLNNGTDGYELALSRLGR comes from the coding sequence ATGCAGCTCGATCGATTCCGGGACCGGACGGTGGACCAATTGTTCGAGGCCATTCTGCAGTTGCGATCGCTAGATGAATGCTATCGTTTCTTCGATGATCTCTGTACCGTGGGGGAAGTGCAGGCGATGGCCCAACGCCTGGAGGTGGCGAGAATGCTTCGGGAGGGTTTGACGTACAGCCGCATTGAAGCGCTCACCGGAGCCAGCACCGCCACCATCAGCCGGGTGAAACGATGCCTGAATAATGGGACGGATGGATACGAATTGGCTTTGAGCCGCCTCGGCCGATAA
- a CDS encoding enoyl-CoA hydratase/isomerase family protein, whose translation MEDVRYEVNQGVAVITLNRPEVLNALTDQVLASLREALIRAEQDEGVRSVLLTGAGKGFCAGLDLKSVDPGMLGRIDMHVRRDFNPLILKMQQLPKPILAAVGGVAAGAGLSLALAADLRIASEDARFVSAFIRIGLVPDSGASYFLPRLIGVSRAMELALTGESLDAEKALQAGLVNRVVPREQLEEASLAWAQQLAEGPAYAMALTKRMIYEGAAGSLAEALDREATYQGWAAGSADFTEGMQAFLEKRKARFQGR comes from the coding sequence ATGGAGGACGTGAGGTACGAGGTCAACCAAGGGGTGGCGGTCATTACGTTGAACCGGCCGGAGGTGCTCAACGCCCTGACGGACCAGGTGCTCGCTTCGTTGAGGGAGGCCCTCATCCGGGCCGAACAGGACGAGGGAGTTCGGTCGGTGCTTCTCACTGGGGCCGGCAAGGGGTTCTGTGCCGGGCTGGACCTGAAGTCGGTGGATCCGGGCATGCTCGGTCGGATCGACATGCATGTTCGGCGGGATTTTAACCCTTTGATCTTGAAAATGCAACAACTGCCAAAGCCGATCCTGGCCGCGGTGGGGGGTGTGGCGGCGGGGGCGGGCCTCAGTTTGGCCTTGGCCGCAGATCTGAGGATCGCTTCGGAAGATGCCCGGTTTGTCTCGGCCTTTATTCGAATCGGATTGGTGCCGGACTCCGGGGCGTCATATTTTTTGCCAAGATTGATCGGGGTGTCCCGGGCGATGGAATTGGCGCTGACGGGGGAATCCCTGGATGCCGAGAAGGCGCTTCAGGCGGGGTTGGTCAATCGAGTGGTACCCCGGGAGCAACTCGAAGAAGCGTCGTTGGCCTGGGCTCAGCAACTGGCGGAAGGTCCGGCCTACGCCATGGCCCTGACCAAGCGGATGATTTATGAAGGCGCCGCCGGAAGTTTGGCCGAGGCTCTGGACCGGGAGGCGACGTACCAAGGCTGGGCGGCCGGAAGCGCGGATTTTACCGAAGGGATGCAGGCGTTTTTGGAAAAGCGGAAAGCCCGGTTTCAGGGGCGCTGA
- a CDS encoding helix-turn-helix domain-containing protein, whose protein sequence is MAEKPTMGERLKELRRERGMTVRELAEKAGVSQSYIYAVEAGTRGSRVGKLIKIARALEVDLAALVEDEP, encoded by the coding sequence ATGGCGGAAAAACCGACGATGGGTGAACGCCTGAAGGAACTGCGCCGGGAGCGGGGAATGACTGTGCGGGAACTGGCGGAAAAAGCCGGAGTTTCTCAAAGCTATATTTATGCGGTGGAGGCGGGAACCCGGGGCAGTCGCGTGGGGAAACTGATCAAGATTGCCCGGGCGCTGGAGGTGGACTTGGCCGCTTTGGTCGAGGATGAGCCGTAA
- a CDS encoding helix-turn-helix domain-containing protein — protein sequence MSNAFGVKLKQLRTERGWTLEQLSARSGLSISHISSLERGTRMKPSFQVAVRLARALEVPLATFLEDAGKEESDPLEHLPPEIREFVSREDATPYLYLAKRLQEAHVSLQEMERWLRDERSSPEHDPPPGSSDDKPRRKSTRI from the coding sequence ATGAGCAACGCCTTTGGCGTAAAACTAAAGCAACTCCGGACGGAGCGGGGCTGGACGTTGGAGCAGCTCTCGGCCCGCTCGGGCTTGTCAATCAGCCATATCTCCTCCTTGGAACGCGGAACCCGAATGAAGCCTTCCTTTCAGGTGGCGGTACGGCTGGCCCGGGCCCTGGAAGTGCCCCTGGCCACCTTTCTGGAAGACGCCGGGAAGGAGGAATCCGACCCACTGGAACACCTTCCGCCGGAGATCAGGGAGTTTGTCAGTCGAGAGGACGCCACCCCTTATCTGTACCTCGCCAAGCGCCTGCAAGAAGCCCACGTATCCCTTCAAGAAATGGAACGATGGCTGCGCGATGAGCGTTCTTCCCCCGAACATGATCCACCACCTGGATCTTCGGATGACAAGCCTCGCCGGAAATCCACCCGGATTTAA
- the prfB gene encoding peptide chain release factor 2 (programmed frameshift), with the protein MAQTFGELRQALHDLVERLDEIGRSLDLAGKKKQIAGMEQRMAAADFWDDQEGAQKVIAEVNRLKDVVERVEGLRSRVEDLEVLWELGHEEGDETVLGEIEAGITQVHSQLGQFELELMLSGPYDRNNAIVELHPGAGGTESQDWTAMLLRMYTRWAESRGYKVETLDYLPGEEAGVKSVTLLIKGHNAYGYLKAERGVHRLVRISPFDASGRRHTSFASVDVLPELDESVDVDIRPEDLKIDTYRSSGAGGQHVNTTDSAVRITHIPTGIVVTCQSERSQIKNRATAMKILAARLYERRRREQEEQIAALRGEQKEIAWGSQIRSYVFHPYSMVKDHRTGVETGNVQAVMDGDIDAFIDAWLRQRAAAQLDRDAEAKPAAQ; encoded by the exons ATGGCGCAAACCTTTGGTGAACTCCGTCAGGCGCTCCACGATCTGGTGGAACGGCTCGACGAAATCGGGAGGTCTCTT GACCTCGCCGGGAAAAAGAAACAGATCGCCGGTATGGAACAGCGCATGGCGGCGGCCGATTTTTGGGACGACCAGGAAGGCGCCCAAAAGGTGATCGCCGAGGTCAACCGCTTGAAAGATGTGGTGGAGCGGGTGGAGGGCCTGCGCAGTCGGGTGGAGGATCTGGAGGTTTTGTGGGAACTCGGTCACGAGGAAGGGGACGAGACCGTTCTCGGGGAGATCGAGGCGGGGATTACCCAGGTGCATTCCCAACTGGGTCAATTCGAACTGGAGCTGATGCTGAGCGGCCCCTATGACCGCAACAACGCCATTGTGGAACTCCACCCCGGAGCCGGGGGGACCGAGTCCCAGGACTGGACGGCCATGCTCCTGCGGATGTACACCCGTTGGGCGGAATCCCGGGGTTACAAAGTGGAGACGTTGGACTATCTGCCGGGCGAGGAGGCCGGGGTGAAAAGCGTGACTCTGTTGATCAAAGGTCACAACGCCTACGGGTACCTCAAGGCCGAACGGGGTGTGCACCGGTTGGTGCGAATTTCCCCCTTCGACGCCTCGGGGCGCCGCCACACCAGCTTTGCCTCGGTGGACGTCCTGCCGGAACTCGATGAATCTGTCGATGTGGATATCCGCCCGGAAGATCTGAAAATCGACACGTACCGGTCCAGCGGTGCCGGTGGGCAGCACGTGAACACCACCGATTCGGCGGTGCGCATCACCCATATCCCCACGGGCATCGTCGTGACCTGCCAGTCCGAGCGGTCCCAGATCAAGAACCGCGCCACGGCGATGAAGATCCTGGCCGCCCGGCTGTACGAACGACGCCGCCGGGAGCAGGAGGAGCAGATCGCTGCCCTCCGGGGCGAGCAAAAAGAGATCGCCTGGGGGAGCCAGATTCGTTCCTACGTGTTTCATCCCTATTCCATGGTGAAAGACCACCGAACCGGGGTGGAGACGGGGAATGTCCAGGCCGTGATGGACGGGGATATCGACGCCTTTATCGACGCCTGGCTGCGCCAGCGGGCGGCGGCCCAGTTGGACCGGGATGCAGAGGCGAAACCGGCTGCCCAGTGA
- the secA gene encoding preprotein translocase subunit SecA yields the protein MLGLLKRIVGGSNEREVKRLQPIVEQINALEPEVQGLSDEQLQAKTTEFKQRHANGEDLDDLLPEAFAVVREAARRTLGMRHFDVQLLGGIVLHQGRVAEMKTGEGKTLVATLPSYLNALAGQGVHVVTVNDYLARRDSEWMGQIHRFLGLTVGLNIPGMTHGQKQEAYRADITYGTNNEFGFDYLRDNMVLQKEQMVQRPLHYAIVDEVDSILIDEARTPLIISGPAEKSTDLYVRANLLVANMKPGEDYTVDEKAKSVTLTEQGVQKAERFFNIQNLYDHANVLIHHHITQALKAHGLFKLDRDYVVQNGEVIIVDEFTGRLMYGRRYSEGLHQAIEAKEGVRIQNESKTLATITLQNYFRMYKKLAGMTGTAKTEEEELRSIYGMDVVVIPTNKPMIRTDLPDVVYKTEEAKFRAVVEEIVRRHATGQPVLVGTTSIEKSERLSEMLKKRGIRHQVLNAKHHEREAEIVAKAGHRGAVTIATNMAGRGTDIILEDGVAELGGLHIIGTERHESRRIDNQLRGRAGRQGDPGSSQFYLSLEDDLMRLFGSENTMAVMDRLGLEEDQPIESRLVTRAIESAQKKVEGNNFDLRKHVLKYDDVMNQQREIMYKQRREILERDNLREIVVGMVEDLIDWMLDTYAPQDAIPEEWDLKGLLEYAERTFLLPGAIELEGLADKDRDELHDLLMEAVNRQYDMREQQLGPMMRDFEKVVLLRAVDSKWMDHIDAMDHLRQGIHLRAYGQRDPLVEYKFEGFQMFEEMIHSIREEVATFIFKAYIAVAQPEVVQQQVVVQGEAVGPSEPTGTAQQVNPGEPAPGEGKAKKPVVSKDQVGRNDLCPCGSGKKYKKCHGA from the coding sequence TTGCTGGGACTCCTCAAGAGGATTGTCGGCGGTTCGAATGAGCGAGAAGTGAAACGGCTGCAGCCGATTGTGGAGCAGATTAACGCCCTTGAGCCCGAGGTTCAAGGGCTTTCGGATGAACAGCTGCAGGCCAAGACGACGGAGTTTAAGCAGCGGCACGCGAACGGCGAAGACCTGGATGACCTGTTGCCCGAGGCTTTTGCGGTGGTGCGGGAGGCTGCCCGCCGGACGTTGGGCATGAGACATTTTGACGTTCAGCTCCTGGGGGGGATCGTCCTTCACCAGGGCCGGGTCGCAGAGATGAAAACCGGTGAAGGGAAAACCTTGGTGGCGACCCTCCCTTCGTATTTGAACGCTCTGGCTGGACAAGGGGTTCACGTGGTGACGGTGAACGATTATCTCGCCCGGCGCGACTCGGAATGGATGGGTCAGATTCATCGCTTTCTCGGTCTGACGGTGGGCCTGAATATCCCGGGCATGACCCATGGGCAGAAGCAGGAAGCGTACCGGGCGGACATCACCTACGGAACCAACAATGAGTTCGGCTTCGATTACCTCCGGGACAACATGGTGCTCCAAAAAGAGCAGATGGTTCAGCGGCCCCTTCATTACGCCATCGTCGACGAGGTGGACAGCATCCTCATCGACGAGGCCCGCACGCCGCTGATCATCTCCGGACCGGCGGAAAAATCCACCGATCTGTACGTGCGGGCGAATTTGCTCGTGGCGAACATGAAACCCGGAGAGGACTACACGGTGGACGAAAAGGCCAAGTCCGTCACGTTGACCGAGCAAGGGGTTCAGAAGGCCGAGCGGTTTTTCAATATCCAAAATCTCTATGACCACGCCAACGTCCTGATTCATCACCATATCACCCAGGCTTTGAAAGCGCACGGTTTGTTCAAATTGGACCGGGACTACGTGGTTCAAAATGGCGAAGTCATCATCGTGGACGAGTTTACGGGCCGCCTGATGTACGGCCGCCGGTACTCCGAAGGATTGCACCAGGCAATCGAGGCCAAAGAAGGGGTGCGGATTCAGAACGAGAGCAAAACCCTGGCGACAATCACGCTTCAGAACTACTTCCGGATGTACAAGAAGCTGGCCGGCATGACGGGTACCGCGAAGACCGAGGAAGAAGAGTTGCGCAGCATCTACGGAATGGACGTCGTGGTCATCCCGACGAACAAACCGATGATCCGCACGGACCTGCCGGATGTCGTGTACAAGACCGAAGAGGCCAAGTTCCGGGCGGTGGTGGAGGAGATCGTCCGGCGCCACGCCACTGGACAGCCGGTGCTGGTGGGGACGACCTCCATCGAGAAATCCGAGCGGCTGTCGGAGATGCTGAAAAAACGCGGAATCCGGCACCAAGTCCTCAACGCCAAGCACCACGAACGTGAGGCGGAGATCGTGGCCAAAGCCGGTCACCGGGGGGCGGTGACCATCGCGACCAACATGGCCGGCCGGGGCACGGACATCATTTTGGAAGACGGGGTGGCGGAACTCGGCGGTCTGCATATCATTGGTACCGAGCGGCATGAAAGCCGGCGGATCGACAACCAGCTCCGAGGCCGGGCGGGCCGCCAGGGGGATCCGGGGTCATCCCAGTTTTATCTGTCGCTGGAAGACGATTTGATGCGCCTGTTCGGATCGGAGAACACCATGGCGGTCATGGACCGACTGGGGCTGGAGGAAGATCAGCCGATCGAAAGCCGGCTGGTCACCCGGGCCATTGAAAGCGCTCAGAAAAAGGTCGAGGGCAACAATTTCGATCTGCGGAAGCACGTGCTGAAGTACGACGACGTGATGAACCAGCAGCGGGAGATCATGTACAAGCAGCGCCGGGAGATCCTCGAACGGGATAACCTGCGGGAAATCGTCGTCGGCATGGTGGAAGATCTGATCGACTGGATGCTCGATACTTACGCCCCCCAGGACGCGATCCCCGAGGAGTGGGATCTCAAAGGGCTGCTGGAATACGCCGAGCGGACCTTCCTGCTGCCCGGGGCTATAGAGCTCGAAGGGCTAGCCGATAAAGACCGGGATGAGCTGCACGACCTGCTGATGGAAGCGGTCAATCGGCAGTACGACATGCGGGAACAGCAGCTTGGCCCGATGATGCGGGATTTTGAAAAGGTCGTCCTGCTGCGGGCGGTGGACAGCAAATGGATGGATCACATCGATGCCATGGACCATCTGCGCCAGGGCATTCACCTGCGGGCGTACGGCCAGCGGGATCCGTTGGTGGAATATAAGTTCGAGGGCTTCCAGATGTTTGAGGAGATGATCCACAGCATCCGGGAAGAAGTGGCCACCTTCATTTTCAAAGCGTACATCGCCGTGGCGCAGCCCGAAGTCGTCCAGCAGCAAGTGGTGGTGCAGGGCGAAGCGGTGGGTCCCAGTGAGCCGACGGGCACGGCACAACAGGTGAATCCCGGAGAGCCGGCGCCCGGCGAGGGAAAAGCGAAAAAGCCGGTGGTCAGCAAGGACCAGGTGGGCCGCAATGATCTCTGCCCCTGCGGCAGCGGGAAAAAGTATAAAAAATGTCATGGTGCGTGA
- the hpf gene encoding ribosome hibernation-promoting factor, HPF/YfiA family, translating into MRIHVRGDNLAVTEALREYAVRKVGRLEKYFDAPADQDVYVTLSVKRGLHKVEVTMTLGGIVFRAEEESGDMYGSLDLVVDKLVSQAERHKSKINKRFRQAGIRTLTAEVEPAKEGQREIAGEVVRVKRFPVKPMPVEEAILQMDLLGHDFFVFANADTDEVNVVYRRKDGNYGLIEPAF; encoded by the coding sequence ATGAGAATCCACGTGCGCGGAGATAATTTGGCTGTGACAGAAGCTCTTCGCGAGTACGCGGTACGCAAGGTGGGGCGCTTAGAGAAGTACTTCGACGCGCCGGCCGACCAGGATGTGTACGTCACCTTATCGGTGAAGCGGGGCCTTCACAAGGTGGAGGTGACGATGACCCTGGGAGGCATCGTGTTCCGTGCCGAAGAAGAGTCTGGGGATATGTACGGTTCCTTGGATCTCGTTGTCGACAAACTGGTCTCACAGGCGGAACGCCATAAATCTAAGATCAATAAACGGTTCCGGCAGGCGGGGATCCGGACGCTGACGGCGGAGGTGGAGCCGGCCAAGGAGGGCCAGCGGGAGATTGCCGGGGAAGTGGTCCGGGTGAAGCGGTTCCCGGTCAAGCCCATGCCGGTGGAAGAAGCCATTCTGCAGATGGATCTGTTGGGGCACGACTTTTTCGTCTTCGCCAATGCGGACACGGACGAAGTGAATGTGGTCTACCGGCGCAAAGACGGAAACTACGGGTTGATTGAGCCGGCGTTTTGA
- a CDS encoding cold shock domain-containing protein, producing MQGRVKWFNPDKGYGFISREDGEDVFVHYSAIQSQGFRTLSEGQLVEFDIVQGARGPQAANVVPMGL from the coding sequence ATGCAAGGACGAGTCAAATGGTTCAACCCGGACAAGGGGTACGGGTTTATCTCCCGAGAGGACGGGGAAGACGTGTTCGTTCATTATTCGGCCATTCAATCCCAGGGATTCCGCACGCTGTCCGAGGGACAATTGGTGGAATTCGACATCGTTCAGGGGGCTCGGGGTCCTCAGGCGGCCAACGTGGTGCCGATGGGGCTGTGA
- a CDS encoding amino acid ABC transporter ATP-binding protein, translating into MIHVRDLHKRFGDLEVLKGVNCDVREQEVVCVIGPSGSGKSTFLRCLNGLETVTSGEVVIDGIRVSDPKCDINAVRREVGMVFQRFNLFPHMTALQNIILAPMKVRKVPREEAMGQARALLAKVGLSDKADAYPEQLSGGQQQRVAIARALAMKPKVMLFDEPTSALDPEMVGEVLAVMKDLAKEGMTMIVVTHEMGFAREVSDRVLFMDEGIIMEEGDPAQLFGAPRSERTRAFLSKVL; encoded by the coding sequence GTGATCCACGTCCGGGATCTGCACAAGCGCTTCGGGGATCTCGAAGTGCTCAAAGGGGTCAACTGCGATGTCCGGGAGCAGGAGGTGGTCTGCGTCATCGGCCCCTCCGGTTCCGGGAAAAGCACATTTTTGCGCTGTTTAAATGGCCTGGAGACGGTGACCTCCGGGGAAGTGGTGATCGACGGCATCCGGGTGTCCGATCCGAAGTGTGACATCAATGCCGTGCGCCGGGAAGTGGGGATGGTGTTTCAGCGGTTCAACCTTTTCCCGCATATGACGGCTCTGCAAAATATCATCCTCGCCCCGATGAAGGTGAGAAAGGTCCCCCGGGAGGAGGCCATGGGTCAAGCCCGGGCCCTGCTGGCGAAAGTTGGGTTGTCAGACAAGGCGGACGCCTACCCGGAACAGTTATCCGGTGGGCAACAGCAGCGGGTGGCCATCGCCCGGGCTCTGGCGATGAAGCCGAAGGTGATGCTGTTCGACGAGCCGACGTCCGCGTTGGACCCGGAAATGGTGGGCGAGGTGCTCGCCGTGATGAAAGACCTGGCCAAAGAGGGCATGACGATGATCGTGGTCACTCACGAAATGGGTTTTGCCCGGGAGGTGAGCGACCGGGTGTTGTTTATGGACGAGGGGATCATCATGGAGGAAGGGGATCCCGCCCAGTTGTTCGGGGCCCCTCGGTCCGAGAGAACCCGGGCATTTCTCAGCAAGGTGCTTTGA
- a CDS encoding amino acid ABC transporter permease encodes MGFHFRWEVIRDYWPLILQGTLVTIEVTVIAVLAGTLLGLILGLMRLGRGWWWRWPALAYITFFRGTPLFVQILLLHFAVIPLFNGGRALDAQISGTIALLLNSAAYVAEIFRAGIQSIDRGQMEAARSLGLRAGQAMLYVILPQAFRRMLPPLGNEAIALLKDSSLLAVIAGGEIATQMNLMFGRILSPWEPFLTLAFVYLVLTLVLQQVVAYLERRYGQA; translated from the coding sequence GTGGGGTTTCATTTTCGCTGGGAAGTCATTCGGGACTATTGGCCTCTCATTCTCCAAGGAACTCTGGTGACCATCGAGGTCACGGTGATCGCCGTCCTGGCCGGCACGTTGCTCGGTCTGATTCTCGGCTTGATGCGGCTGGGGCGGGGCTGGTGGTGGCGGTGGCCCGCCTTGGCTTATATTACATTTTTCCGGGGCACGCCCCTTTTTGTGCAAATCCTTCTGCTGCATTTTGCCGTGATCCCGCTGTTTAACGGCGGGCGGGCTCTGGACGCGCAGATCTCGGGCACCATCGCGCTGTTGCTCAACTCCGCCGCGTATGTGGCGGAGATTTTTCGGGCGGGGATCCAGTCCATCGACCGGGGCCAGATGGAGGCGGCTCGGTCCCTGGGGCTGCGGGCGGGCCAGGCGATGCTGTACGTGATTCTGCCCCAAGCGTTTCGCCGCATGCTGCCGCCTCTCGGGAATGAAGCCATCGCTCTTCTCAAGGATTCATCCCTTCTGGCGGTGATCGCCGGGGGCGAGATCGCCACCCAGATGAACCTGATGTTCGGGCGGATCCTGTCGCCTTGGGAACCCTTTTTGACCCTGGCCTTTGTGTATCTGGTCCTGACCTTGGTTCTGCAGCAGGTGGTGGCTTATCTGGAGAGGAGGTACGGGCAGGCGTGA